GCCGACGGTCCGCTCGGTATTGGGGCCGTTGTCGGCGCTCCAGCCGAAGAGTTCTCCCCCGAGCCGGACGTTGCGGGAAGGCGTACCGCCAAGGCGCAGCTGGAACGAGGGAGAGGTGATCGATTTGCGCCACGTGTCGTCGGATGGAATGGCGTTTCCGTCGGGATCGAGAATCGCGCACGGCTCCGTTTCGAACTTGCACTGTTCACTGCCAGCGCCAACCGAGCCGGTGAAGTAGAGACCGGCGCGTACCGGGCGTGGCGGCAACTCGACGAGCCCGCGATCACGCCGCTGGGCTTGGAGTGCCGAGGCGGATCCAGCCATCAGAATGACAAGGGCGAGATATTTCGGGTTCGGTCGCATGATGTCTCCTCTGTACAGGTGCCAACGTTAGACGAGCGGAAGGTTCCCGGCCCCACTACAGCAGGCGACATGCCATTAGGCTATGTTGTGAAGTCGCAATGCTTTATCCTGAAAATCGCCTCTGACGGGGCGTCAGGATTGTCCT
This sequence is a window from Gemmatimonadales bacterium. Protein-coding genes within it:
- a CDS encoding outer membrane beta-barrel protein; the encoded protein is MRPNPKYLALVILMAGSASALQAQRRDRGLVELPPRPVRAGLYFTGSVGAGSEQCKFETEPCAILDPDGNAIPSDDTWRKSITSPSFQLRLGGTPSRNVRLGGELFGWSADNGPNTERTVGLLLSGQFYPSRRDGLYLKGGLGMGWSTTDFNDGTGVTENGFIGNIGAGWEFALTPHVAVGPVIDFYQASYPHAGDETLSERFLYVGLSLTLQSGRRF